A window from Candidatus Krumholzibacteriota bacterium encodes these proteins:
- a CDS encoding methyltransferase domain-containing protein: protein MSAYENRFTMDEVRLFWDGVAVHEYERANDLMDRVHTQRFRGAISRLDLRDGARILNVWSRIGDGVPWLRRACPGIRLVNADLSFEMLRGSRRLHPEETHVQTSLHELPFPDDSFDIAMSLETLEHVPDPLIFLRELRRVLVEGGQLVMSLPPAFAEWTSVLNSMLRFHHGEGPHRFLAPGEVKRMLREAGFDLLDHEGTLFIPFGGMRMERLDVQLGRLFGSGPLASLGIRQFYVCSATL, encoded by the coding sequence ATGAGCGCATACGAGAACCGTTTCACCATGGACGAGGTGCGTCTGTTCTGGGACGGGGTCGCCGTCCACGAATACGAGCGTGCGAACGACCTGATGGACCGTGTCCACACGCAGCGGTTCAGGGGGGCGATCTCGCGACTCGACCTGCGGGACGGCGCGCGGATCCTCAACGTCTGGTCGAGGATCGGCGACGGCGTGCCGTGGCTGCGCCGCGCATGTCCCGGTATCCGGCTGGTGAACGCCGATCTCTCCTTCGAGATGCTCCGGGGCAGCCGGCGACTGCATCCGGAAGAAACCCACGTGCAGACATCGCTGCACGAACTGCCCTTTCCCGACGATTCCTTCGATATCGCGATGTCCCTCGAGACGCTCGAACACGTTCCCGACCCGCTCATCTTCCTTCGGGAGCTGCGCAGGGTGCTCGTGGAGGGCGGTCAGCTCGTCATGAGTTTGCCGCCGGCCTTCGCCGAATGGACGAGCGTGCTGAATTCGATGCTGCGGTTCCATCACGGCGAGGGGCCGCACCGGTTTCTCGCGCCGGGGGAGGTGAAACGGATGCTGCGGGAAGCGGGTTTCGATCTGCTCGACCATGAGGGGACGCTGTTCATCCCGTTCGGCGGGATGCGTATGGAGCGTCTCGATGTCCAGCTGGGCAGGTTGTTCGGATCGGGCCCCCTGGCGAGCCTCGGCATCCGGCAGTTCTATGTCTGCTCGGCGACCCTGTGA
- a CDS encoding HD domain-containing protein: MNGEPGRFLGRELHAWERAVLGEGGLFLVGGAVRDHLIGEAGRSIDDDYVVTALPLDRLLDILSRYGSVDLVGRTFGVVKFTPAAGSTVDVSLPRREVSTGTGHRDFDVDFDPSIPIEEDLLRRDFTINSMAVHLGEHRFVDPLGGRTDIAARRLRVNRQKSFVEDPLRILRGVQMLARFDLEATTETIKQMRRDAALLSAVAPERIRMELDKMMIRAASPSAGFFFMQEAGLLSGVLPELAATVGVTQNEYHIDDVFTHSLKTCDGVGHDLVLRWAALLHDLGKPPMRREVEGRVVFWGHEAESARLAGDVLERLRYPGGILSRVVHLVACHMFDITDEWSDAAVRRFIARVGEVYIDDLFSLAAADLASRDDGEGLRRLKETRCRIDRLIEGRAAFTRSALAVDGRDVMRVLGVKGGPVVGRVLDRLLEIVLEDPRKNTRPILLDELAGMAETGERKEH; encoded by the coding sequence ATGAACGGAGAACCGGGAAGATTCCTGGGGCGCGAGCTGCACGCGTGGGAGAGGGCGGTCCTCGGTGAAGGCGGGCTCTTTCTCGTCGGCGGCGCCGTGCGCGATCATCTCATCGGCGAGGCGGGGCGCTCGATCGACGACGACTACGTCGTGACGGCTCTGCCGCTCGACCGACTTCTCGATATCCTGTCCCGGTACGGTTCGGTCGATCTCGTAGGCCGGACGTTCGGCGTCGTGAAATTCACGCCGGCGGCGGGGAGCACCGTCGACGTCTCGTTGCCGCGGCGTGAGGTCTCGACGGGTACCGGCCACCGGGACTTCGATGTCGATTTCGATCCGTCGATCCCGATAGAGGAGGATCTGCTCCGACGGGACTTCACGATCAATTCGATGGCCGTTCATCTCGGGGAGCACCGGTTCGTCGACCCCCTCGGGGGTCGGACGGACATCGCGGCTCGCCGGCTCCGGGTCAACCGTCAGAAATCCTTCGTCGAGGATCCGCTGCGGATATTGCGAGGCGTCCAGATGCTCGCGCGGTTCGATCTCGAGGCGACGACCGAGACGATCAAACAGATGCGAAGGGACGCCGCACTGCTCTCTGCCGTGGCGCCGGAACGAATACGCATGGAACTCGACAAGATGATGATCCGCGCCGCGTCGCCGTCGGCCGGGTTCTTCTTCATGCAAGAGGCGGGATTGCTCTCCGGGGTGCTGCCGGAACTCGCGGCGACGGTGGGCGTCACCCAGAACGAATACCACATCGACGACGTATTCACGCACAGCCTGAAGACCTGCGACGGCGTCGGGCACGATCTCGTCCTTCGCTGGGCGGCTCTCCTGCACGACCTCGGCAAGCCTCCGATGAGACGGGAAGTGGAGGGGCGAGTCGTCTTCTGGGGCCACGAGGCGGAGAGCGCCCGGCTTGCGGGCGACGTGCTGGAGAGGCTCCGGTATCCGGGAGGCATCCTCTCGCGGGTCGTCCACCTCGTGGCGTGCCACATGTTCGACATAACGGACGAGTGGTCGGATGCGGCGGTCAGGCGGTTCATCGCACGCGTCGGCGAGGTGTACATCGACGATCTCTTCTCGCTCGCGGCGGCGGATCTCGCCTCGCGCGACGACGGGGAAGGCCTTCGTCGGCTCAAAGAGACCCGGTGCCGCATCGACCGCCTTATCGAGGGGCGGGCGGCTTTCACGAGATCCGCTCTCGCCGTCGACGGACGGGACGTGATGCGCGTTCTCGGCGTGAAGGGGGGGCCGGTGGTCGGCCGCGTCCTCGACAGGCTGCTCGAAATCGTTCTCGAGGATCCGCGGAAGAACACGCGGCCGATTCTGCTCGACGAACTGGCGGGGATGGCGGAGACGGGAGAGCGAAAGGAACATTAG
- a CDS encoding glycosyltransferase family 2 protein, with the protein MERAVSIIIPAFNEESGLDSFLGNLVPIARERGWEVLVIDDGSTDGTASIVRKAGARLVSQPYNKGYGAALKAGIRNASHETIVMMDSDGQHRPEDLDRLLEHAGTHDMVVGQRRKAGGIRAPGKKLLSMVADYLSGVRIPDLNSGFRVFTKKTVGEFLHICPNGFSFTTTITLAYLRAGYSVKYVPIRTEERIGRASNVRFFGDGYKTFLLIVRVIVLFNPLKVFMPVSIVLFLAGALFTIYGIVAYRRAPNMGMLAILTSVLVFFMGIFADQISAIRRERHPG; encoded by the coding sequence ATGGAACGTGCCGTATCGATCATCATCCCGGCATTCAACGAGGAATCGGGATTGGACTCCTTTCTCGGAAATCTCGTTCCGATCGCCCGCGAGCGGGGCTGGGAGGTCCTCGTCATCGACGACGGATCGACCGACGGAACGGCCTCGATCGTCCGCAAGGCCGGAGCGCGCCTGGTCAGCCAGCCGTACAACAAGGGATACGGAGCAGCGCTCAAGGCGGGGATACGGAACGCCTCCCACGAGACGATCGTGATGATGGACTCTGACGGCCAGCATCGTCCCGAAGATCTCGATCGCCTCCTCGAGCACGCCGGGACGCACGACATGGTCGTCGGGCAGCGCCGGAAAGCGGGCGGAATCCGGGCGCCGGGGAAGAAGCTGCTCTCGATGGTCGCCGACTACCTGAGCGGCGTGCGGATCCCGGATCTCAACTCGGGATTCCGCGTCTTCACGAAGAAGACGGTCGGGGAATTCCTGCACATCTGTCCCAACGGCTTCTCCTTCACGACGACGATCACGCTGGCCTATCTCCGCGCGGGATACAGCGTCAAATACGTGCCGATCAGGACCGAGGAGCGGATCGGCCGGGCGAGCAACGTCAGGTTCTTCGGCGACGGCTACAAGACCTTCCTTCTGATCGTGCGCGTGATCGTGCTCTTCAACCCGCTCAAGGTGTTCATGCCGGTCTCCATCGTTCTCTTCCTGGCCGGCGCGCTCTTCACCATCTACGGTATCGTCGCCTATCGACGAGCGCCGAACATGGGCATGCTGGCGATCCTGACGAGCGTGCTCGTCTTCTTCATGGGGATCTTCGCGGACCAGATTTCCGCGATCAGGCGCGAACGGCACCCGGGATGA
- a CDS encoding PD40 domain-containing protein: MPSRTVVTAAIAAMLALASNGCAGGGGSKATNVPWLGCAPPGTTAAIFAPGIVSTGASERDIAMMPDGSEIYFGRIVGPYAYSAIMQTRLVDGVWSKPEVAPFSRDPGHLDLEPCISPDGSRFFFLSTRPDTSAGETEAGDQDIWVMDRVADGWSEPRNLGLPVNTSGAEFFPSVTNDGTLYFNRREQGARVEYIMRSRFVDGEYAEPEILPAEVNAGDDRFNAFIAPDESYIIVCVVGREDNLGGADYYVSFRGANDSWRGPFNLGARVNAATGREWSPFVSRDGRYLFFMSSRTTEKPDGGRLNAAFLEQAQGRPGNGNADIWWIDAAVIEDLRPTPDDR; the protein is encoded by the coding sequence ATGCCTTCACGGACGGTGGTCACGGCGGCAATCGCCGCGATGCTCGCCCTCGCTTCGAACGGATGCGCCGGAGGCGGCGGATCGAAGGCGACAAACGTTCCATGGCTTGGTTGTGCTCCGCCCGGTACGACGGCCGCGATCTTCGCGCCGGGTATCGTCTCGACCGGGGCATCCGAGCGCGATATCGCGATGATGCCCGACGGCTCCGAGATCTACTTCGGACGCATCGTCGGCCCCTACGCCTACAGCGCCATCATGCAGACGAGACTGGTCGACGGCGTCTGGTCAAAGCCCGAGGTGGCGCCCTTTTCGCGGGACCCGGGGCATCTCGATCTCGAACCGTGCATCTCCCCGGACGGATCGCGTTTCTTCTTCCTCTCGACGCGGCCGGATACGTCGGCGGGGGAGACCGAAGCCGGCGATCAGGACATCTGGGTGATGGACCGCGTCGCGGACGGCTGGAGCGAACCGCGCAACCTCGGCCTGCCGGTGAACACGTCGGGCGCGGAGTTCTTTCCCTCCGTCACGAACGACGGCACCCTCTATTTCAACCGGCGGGAGCAGGGGGCGCGCGTTGAATACATCATGCGATCGCGTTTCGTCGACGGCGAATACGCCGAGCCGGAGATCCTCCCCGCCGAGGTGAACGCGGGCGACGACCGGTTCAACGCCTTCATCGCGCCGGACGAAAGCTACATCATCGTGTGCGTCGTCGGCCGGGAGGACAATCTCGGCGGCGCCGACTACTACGTCTCGTTCCGCGGGGCAAACGACTCCTGGAGGGGCCCGTTCAATCTCGGCGCACGGGTGAATGCCGCCACGGGGCGGGAATGGTCCCCGTTCGTGTCGCGGGACGGGCGCTATCTTTTCTTCATGTCGTCCCGTACGACGGAAAAGCCCGACGGGGGACGGCTAAACGCCGCGTTCCTCGAACAGGCGCAGGGTCGACCGGGCAACGGGAACGCGGACATCTGGTGGATCGACGCCGCGGTGATCGAGGATCTCCGGCCGACGCCGGACGATCGGTAA
- a CDS encoding Coenzyme F420 hydrogenase/dehydrogenase, beta subunit C-terminal domain: MSARRPCDILLETIVERGLCTRCGTCVGACPTGNLSIADPTGRCLPVAGDDCTSCGSCLAGCPGGEVDFGPLEESLFGERARNELLGVVRTAWLAHAVDPSVRRGGASGGVITALLLRLVESKETAGAVVFGDAAGEPWRGEGAIARTREDILAASQSRYHLSPLNTVLSGLRGRAGRYAYVGLPCHVHGLRKLESAGWSAGFEIAPVIGVYCGNNLYYEATRAMLGKLGIKRVEDIERLRYREGPWPGFFHVRTRDGRTASMSKLDFNQAIPFWVNRRCLFCIDLTNELADLSVGDGWAREGRGEEGWSILLARTVAGERIVEAATASGAIVCEEITVGDAERMHSHGFDLKKRGAFLRLRLWRGWGVKTPRYDRAAPHASIRRRAGEVAVSLQFLILATKPARALFRLLPAGALGGAFRLARRLWMRRTAGR; encoded by the coding sequence ATGTCTGCTCGGCGACCCTGTGACATCCTGCTCGAGACGATCGTCGAGAGGGGGCTGTGCACCCGATGCGGGACGTGCGTCGGCGCGTGCCCGACGGGGAACCTCTCGATCGCGGACCCGACGGGGCGTTGCCTCCCCGTCGCGGGGGACGATTGCACGTCGTGCGGTTCCTGTCTCGCCGGATGCCCCGGGGGGGAAGTCGATTTCGGCCCGCTCGAGGAGTCCCTCTTCGGGGAGCGGGCCCGGAACGAGCTGCTCGGCGTCGTGCGCACCGCGTGGCTCGCGCATGCCGTCGATCCGTCGGTGAGGCGCGGCGGCGCGAGCGGAGGAGTCATAACGGCCCTGCTGCTTCGCCTCGTCGAGTCGAAAGAGACCGCCGGGGCCGTCGTCTTCGGCGACGCCGCCGGGGAGCCGTGGCGGGGAGAAGGCGCGATCGCGCGGACGCGCGAGGACATTCTCGCCGCCTCGCAGAGCAGATACCACCTCAGCCCCCTGAACACGGTCCTCTCCGGGCTTCGGGGGCGTGCGGGCCGGTATGCGTATGTCGGGCTCCCCTGCCACGTGCACGGGCTGCGGAAACTCGAGTCGGCCGGCTGGTCGGCCGGTTTCGAGATCGCGCCGGTGATCGGCGTGTATTGCGGCAACAACCTCTATTACGAAGCGACCCGGGCCATGCTGGGGAAACTCGGTATCAAGCGCGTCGAGGATATCGAACGGCTGCGATACCGGGAGGGTCCGTGGCCGGGGTTTTTCCACGTACGAACGAGGGACGGCCGCACGGCGAGCATGTCGAAGCTCGATTTCAACCAGGCGATCCCGTTCTGGGTGAACCGGCGATGCCTTTTCTGCATCGATCTGACGAACGAACTCGCCGACCTTTCCGTCGGGGACGGATGGGCACGGGAGGGAAGGGGAGAGGAGGGCTGGTCGATCCTGCTCGCACGAACGGTCGCCGGAGAACGGATCGTCGAGGCCGCGACCGCGTCAGGAGCGATCGTCTGCGAAGAGATCACGGTCGGCGACGCCGAACGGATGCATTCCCACGGGTTTGATCTGAAGAAACGGGGCGCCTTTCTCCGCCTGCGACTCTGGCGGGGATGGGGCGTGAAGACCCCACGGTACGACCGGGCGGCGCCGCACGCGTCGATCCGGCGCCGCGCCGGCGAGGTCGCCGTTTCCCTCCAGTTCCTCATTCTCGCCACGAAGCCGGCGCGGGCCCTCTTCCGGCTGTTGCCGGCGGGGGCGCTGGGCGGCGCCTTCCGCCTCGCCAGACGACTCTGGATGAGGCGGACAGCCGGGCGCTGA
- the thrS gene encoding threonine--tRNA ligase, producing MPEIIYPDGSRKEIASGTPIADLLAGLPQGVRKKAVAVKIGDATLDLGRTVETGGEFRVLTTGDDESLHVLRHSVSHLMALAVQELFPGVRFAIGPSIADGFYYDFLVDGTFSPEDLERIEARMVELRDGGGLEFLREEMPRDEAIALFEKAGQPFKVELIRDLDVETVSIYRLGAFTDLCAGPHVPDIRMAKGFKLLSAAGAYWRGDEHREMLQRIYGTAFFTAADLETDLSRREEAKRRDHRVLGPQLGLFDIKEDAGGGLVFWFPKGYLLRETIENYWKDEHRRRGYDVILTPHIARSELWRTSGHLDFYSENMFIINDDEQQFVLKPMNCPAHILVYKSKLHSYRDLPIRYAELGTVYRNERSGTLHGLLRVRGFTQDDAHIFCTPEQLDEEVDGCFSFAHDMLTAFGFSEYKVELSAHDPGNMDKYAGSETEWAMAEAALLKAIEKRNVPYETMPGEAVFYGPKIDIKLIDAIGRGWQATTIQFDFNLPRRFDVQYVKPDGTKDYVYMIHRALLGSIERFIGTLTEHYAGEFPLWLAPEQVRVIPVGPDYHDYARELVGRIREAGLRADADLREEKLGYRIREAELQKIPYMAVVGEKEAGTGTLDVRSKKKGRLGAKKIEEFVAELVDEVARKA from the coding sequence ATGCCTGAAATCATCTATCCGGACGGATCGAGGAAAGAGATCGCTTCGGGGACGCCGATCGCCGATCTCCTCGCGGGCCTGCCGCAGGGCGTTCGCAAGAAGGCGGTCGCCGTGAAGATAGGCGACGCGACGCTCGATCTCGGCAGGACAGTCGAGACGGGGGGGGAGTTCCGGGTTCTGACGACCGGGGACGACGAGTCGCTTCACGTTCTCCGGCACAGCGTGTCGCATCTCATGGCCCTCGCCGTGCAGGAACTCTTCCCTGGCGTCCGTTTCGCGATCGGGCCGTCGATCGCCGACGGCTTCTACTACGACTTCCTCGTCGACGGCACCTTCTCGCCCGAGGATCTCGAGAGGATCGAGGCCCGGATGGTCGAGCTCCGCGACGGAGGTGGGCTCGAGTTCCTGCGGGAGGAAATGCCTCGCGACGAGGCGATCGCCCTCTTCGAGAAGGCGGGCCAGCCCTTCAAGGTGGAACTGATCCGGGACCTCGACGTCGAGACGGTCTCGATCTACCGTCTCGGCGCGTTCACCGATCTCTGCGCGGGTCCGCACGTTCCCGACATACGCATGGCCAAGGGCTTCAAGCTCCTCTCGGCGGCCGGCGCCTACTGGCGCGGCGACGAGCATCGCGAGATGCTCCAGCGGATATACGGCACCGCGTTCTTCACCGCCGCCGACCTCGAGACCGACCTCTCCCGGCGGGAGGAGGCGAAGCGTCGCGACCATCGCGTTCTCGGTCCGCAACTCGGCCTCTTCGACATCAAGGAGGACGCCGGCGGAGGGCTCGTCTTCTGGTTCCCGAAAGGCTACCTGCTTCGCGAGACGATCGAGAACTACTGGAAAGACGAGCATCGGCGCCGCGGCTACGACGTGATCCTCACGCCGCACATCGCCCGGAGCGAGCTCTGGCGGACCTCGGGACATCTCGATTTCTACAGCGAGAACATGTTCATCATCAACGACGACGAACAGCAGTTCGTCCTCAAGCCGATGAACTGCCCGGCCCACATCCTCGTCTACAAGAGCAAGCTGCATTCCTACCGCGACCTGCCGATACGGTACGCGGAGCTGGGAACCGTCTACCGGAACGAGCGCTCGGGCACGCTCCACGGCCTGCTCCGCGTCCGCGGATTCACGCAGGACGACGCGCACATCTTCTGCACGCCCGAGCAGCTCGACGAAGAGGTCGACGGCTGTTTCAGCTTCGCCCACGACATGCTGACCGCCTTCGGTTTCAGCGAGTACAAGGTGGAACTGAGCGCTCACGATCCAGGAAACATGGACAAGTACGCCGGGTCGGAGACGGAATGGGCCATGGCCGAGGCGGCCCTGCTCAAGGCGATCGAGAAGCGGAACGTCCCCTACGAGACGATGCCCGGGGAGGCTGTCTTCTACGGGCCCAAGATCGACATCAAGCTGATCGACGCGATCGGACGCGGATGGCAGGCGACGACGATCCAGTTCGATTTCAACCTGCCCCGGCGGTTCGACGTCCAGTATGTCAAGCCGGACGGCACCAAGGATTACGTCTACATGATACACCGGGCGCTGCTCGGTTCGATCGAGCGCTTCATCGGCACGCTTACCGAGCATTACGCGGGAGAATTCCCGCTCTGGCTCGCCCCGGAGCAGGTCCGCGTGATCCCCGTCGGTCCCGACTACCACGACTACGCCCGCGAACTCGTCGGGCGGATCCGTGAGGCGGGGCTCCGCGCCGACGCCGACCTGCGGGAGGAGAAACTCGGCTACCGGATACGGGAGGCCGAGTTGCAGAAGATACCGTACATGGCGGTCGTCGGCGAGAAGGAGGCCGGAACGGGCACGCTCGACGTGCGCTCCAAGAAGAAGGGACGCCTCGGGGCGAAAAAAATAGAGGAATTCGTCGCCGAACTGGTTGACGAGGTGGCCCGCAAAGCGTAA
- the dnaK gene encoding molecular chaperone DnaK produces the protein MSKIIGIDLGTTNSCVAVIEGSEPVLIPNPEGDRTTPSVVGFKDGEKLVGTLAKRQAVTNPGNTVYSIKRFMGRKFGEVGTEISEVPYTVVEGPNGDARVRAGDKEFSPPEISAMVLQYLKEAAEKYLGEPVTKAVITVPAYFNDSQRQATKDAGRIAGLEVARIINEPTAAALAYGLDKKGEKTIAVFDLGGGTFDISILELGDSVFEVKSTNGDTHLGGDDFDQRVIDWLVAEFRKEQGIDISKDAMALQRLKDAAEKAKCELSSTPQADINLPFITADASGPKHLNVKITRAKFEALTADLIERTVQPCTSALRDAGLEPSAIDEVILVGGSTRIPAVQEKVRELFGREPHRGVNPDEVVALGAAIQGGVLAGDVHDVLLLDVTPLSLGIETLGGVMTRLISRNTTIPTRKSETFSTAADSQTTVEIHVLQGEREMAVDNKSIGRFQLAGIPPAPRGVPQIEVTFDIDANGIMNVSAKDRATEKEQKIIIQPSSGLSADEIERMVDEAKTHEADDKRKRQLVDLRNQADALVFQTEKQLEEYREKIPEKDAEVIRRKLEELKESAKGDDEARIRKAIDEYNKAWQAVAQVMYQQTAGPQGDGTDGAAAEEPPKDGKEKDGNVVDAEYEVIDDDERK, from the coding sequence ATGTCGAAGATCATAGGTATCGATCTCGGAACGACGAATTCCTGCGTGGCGGTCATCGAGGGGTCCGAACCCGTACTCATTCCCAATCCCGAGGGAGACCGGACGACCCCGTCGGTCGTCGGGTTCAAGGACGGAGAGAAGCTCGTCGGCACGCTCGCCAAGCGTCAGGCGGTGACCAACCCGGGCAACACCGTCTATTCGATCAAGCGCTTCATGGGCCGCAAGTTCGGCGAGGTCGGAACGGAGATCTCCGAGGTGCCGTACACCGTCGTCGAGGGGCCGAACGGCGACGCGCGGGTCCGCGCTGGAGACAAGGAATTCTCCCCGCCGGAGATCTCGGCGATGGTCCTGCAGTATCTCAAGGAAGCCGCGGAGAAGTACCTCGGCGAGCCGGTCACGAAGGCCGTCATCACCGTTCCCGCGTACTTCAACGATTCCCAGCGGCAGGCGACGAAGGACGCAGGCAGGATCGCGGGTCTCGAGGTCGCCCGGATCATCAACGAGCCCACCGCGGCCGCGCTCGCGTACGGCCTCGACAAGAAGGGCGAGAAGACGATCGCCGTTTTCGACCTCGGCGGCGGGACGTTCGACATATCGATCCTCGAGCTGGGCGACAGCGTCTTCGAGGTCAAGTCGACGAACGGCGACACGCATCTCGGCGGCGACGACTTCGATCAGCGCGTGATCGATTGGCTCGTGGCCGAGTTCCGCAAGGAACAGGGGATCGACATCTCGAAGGACGCGATGGCGCTTCAGCGGCTCAAGGACGCCGCCGAGAAGGCGAAATGCGAACTCTCGTCGACGCCGCAGGCCGATATCAACCTGCCGTTCATCACGGCGGACGCGAGCGGTCCGAAGCATCTCAACGTGAAGATCACGCGGGCCAAGTTCGAGGCCCTTACCGCCGATCTCATCGAGCGGACCGTCCAGCCGTGCACCTCCGCGCTCCGCGACGCCGGGCTCGAACCCTCCGCCATCGACGAGGTCATCCTCGTCGGCGGCTCCACCAGGATCCCCGCCGTCCAGGAGAAGGTCAGGGAGCTCTTCGGACGCGAGCCGCACCGTGGCGTGAATCCCGACGAGGTCGTCGCGCTCGGCGCCGCGATCCAGGGAGGCGTGCTTGCGGGGGACGTCCACGACGTCCTGCTCCTCGACGTCACGCCGCTCTCGCTCGGTATCGAGACGCTCGGCGGCGTCATGACGCGGCTGATCTCGCGCAACACGACGATACCCACGCGCAAGAGCGAGACCTTCTCGACGGCGGCGGACAGCCAGACCACCGTGGAGATACACGTGCTCCAGGGAGAGCGCGAGATGGCCGTCGACAACAAATCGATCGGCCGTTTCCAGCTCGCCGGCATACCGCCCGCCCCGCGGGGCGTGCCGCAGATCGAGGTGACCTTCGACATCGACGCCAACGGGATCATGAACGTCTCGGCCAAGGATCGGGCGACGGAGAAGGAACAGAAGATCATCATCCAGCCGTCGAGCGGGCTTTCCGCCGACGAGATCGAACGGATGGTCGACGAGGCGAAGACGCACGAGGCGGATGACAAGCGGAAACGGCAGCTCGTCGACCTGCGGAACCAGGCCGACGCGCTCGTCTTCCAGACGGAGAAGCAGCTCGAGGAGTACCGGGAGAAGATCCCCGAGAAGGACGCCGAGGTGATCAGGCGGAAGCTCGAGGAGCTCAAGGAGTCCGCGAAAGGCGACGACGAAGCGCGGATCAGGAAGGCGATCGACGAGTACAACAAGGCGTGGCAGGCGGTCGCGCAGGTCATGTACCAGCAGACGGCCGGCCCGCAGGGGGACGGGACGGACGGAGCGGCCGCCGAGGAGCCGCCGAAGGACGGAAAAGAGAAGGACGGGAATGTCGTCGACGCCGAGTACGAGGTCATCGACGACGACGAACGGAAATAG
- a CDS encoding glycogen synthase — MKSSTRMNVVVATTEIVPYSKVGGLADVMGALPDELEQIGCRLTVITPLYASIDRQAFGIAAVGGLPLLAVDVAGRRVPFGLRSAVKPGTGIRVYFVENEEYYGRDGIYTTAAGEAFPDEDERTIFFNRAVVETIAKLGISPDIVHCNDFHTGLVPALIEIERGSDPLFETTATVFSVHNLAYQGIFERDFIVKAGLDPALFSPMSPFEYWGRVNVMKVGLSYASVISTVSRTYAEEIMSSEEYGYGLEGVIAARRDSVVGILNGIDPGAWDPAADDLIPAAFTADDLSGKARNKAALAEAFDLDATPDVPVIGMVSRLVDQKGFDILAEALASIMEEPVAFAILGTGQQKYHELYTELAGAYPGRMGVRLEFNNALAHLVEAGSDFFLMPSRYEPCGLNQMYSLRYGTFPIVRETGGLKDTIDGLSPKGAKGNGFTFVEYDPETLADAVKRAVRFYRDEKAVARARARVMREDHSWRRSAKEYVKLYGMAGSRAGMGLTT; from the coding sequence ATGAAAAGTAGCACACGGATGAACGTGGTCGTCGCGACCACCGAGATCGTTCCCTACTCCAAGGTCGGGGGACTCGCGGACGTCATGGGCGCGCTCCCGGACGAGCTCGAACAGATCGGATGCCGCCTCACCGTCATCACGCCGCTCTACGCGTCGATCGACCGGCAGGCCTTCGGGATCGCGGCGGTCGGCGGTCTGCCGCTCCTCGCCGTCGACGTGGCGGGGCGTCGCGTGCCCTTCGGGCTCCGGAGCGCCGTCAAGCCGGGTACGGGCATTCGCGTCTACTTCGTCGAGAACGAGGAATACTACGGGCGCGACGGCATCTACACGACGGCCGCCGGCGAGGCCTTCCCGGACGAGGACGAGCGGACGATCTTCTTCAACCGCGCCGTCGTCGAGACGATCGCCAAACTGGGCATCTCGCCGGACATCGTCCACTGCAACGATTTCCACACGGGGCTCGTGCCGGCGCTCATCGAGATCGAACGGGGATCGGACCCGCTCTTCGAGACGACCGCGACGGTCTTCAGCGTGCACAACCTCGCCTACCAGGGCATCTTCGAGCGGGATTTCATCGTGAAGGCCGGGCTCGACCCGGCCCTGTTCTCGCCGATGAGCCCCTTCGAGTACTGGGGGCGCGTGAACGTGATGAAAGTCGGGCTGTCCTACGCGAGCGTCATCAGCACGGTCAGCCGCACGTACGCCGAGGAGATCATGTCATCCGAGGAGTACGGCTACGGGCTCGAGGGCGTCATCGCGGCGCGCCGCGATTCGGTCGTCGGGATCCTGAACGGCATCGATCCGGGCGCGTGGGATCCCGCCGCCGACGACCTGATCCCGGCCGCCTTCACCGCCGACGACCTTTCCGGCAAGGCGCGGAACAAGGCGGCGCTCGCCGAGGCGTTCGACCTGGACGCGACGCCCGACGTCCCCGTGATCGGCATGGTCTCCCGGCTCGTCGACCAGAAGGGCTTCGACATCCTCGCCGAGGCCCTGGCGTCGATCATGGAAGAGCCGGTCGCCTTCGCGATCCTCGGCACGGGCCAGCAGAAGTACCACGAGCTCTACACGGAGCTCGCCGGCGCCTATCCCGGACGCATGGGGGTCCGACTCGAGTTCAACAACGCCCTGGCGCATCTCGTCGAGGCGGGCAGCGACTTCTTCCTCATGCCGTCCCGGTACGAGCCGTGCGGGCTCAACCAGATGTACAGCCTGCGGTACGGCACCTTCCCGATCGTGCGCGAGACGGGCGGTCTCAAGGACACGATCGACGGGCTCTCGCCGAAGGGGGCGAAGGGGAACGGATTCACCTTCGTCGAGTACGACCCCGAGACGCTCGCCGATGCGGTGAAGCGGGCCGTCCGGTTCTATCGCGACGAGAAAGCGGTCGCCCGGGCCCGGGCCCGGGTCATGCGCGAGGACCACTCCTGGAGACGCTCGGCGAAGGAATACGTGAAGCTCTACGGGATGGCGGGCAGCCGCGCAGGAATGGGGTTGACAACCTGA